A genomic stretch from Caldalkalibacillus salinus includes:
- the trmB gene encoding tRNA (guanosine(46)-N7)-methyltransferase TrmB: MRLRKKPWAEDYIKEHPRIVIPNPEEWKGRWHEFFGNHHPIHIELGTGKGQFVVGMAAANPQLNYIGVELQTSVIAVALRKVKDSEQSNVTLLRQNVADLASFFEVGELERVYLNFSDPWPKNRHEKRRLTYKKFLHLYHHLLGAGKDIHMKTDNEGLFEYSLNSFSASGCRLKNVSLDLHRSDFHFQGNIMTEYEEKFSEKGMRIFRCEAVLPDKIREDDEA; this comes from the coding sequence ATGAGATTAAGAAAGAAGCCTTGGGCAGAAGATTACATAAAAGAACATCCAAGAATCGTCATACCAAATCCTGAAGAATGGAAGGGGAGATGGCACGAATTTTTTGGCAATCACCATCCGATCCATATTGAATTAGGAACGGGAAAGGGTCAATTCGTTGTTGGTATGGCAGCAGCAAATCCGCAACTCAATTATATTGGGGTAGAGTTGCAAACGAGTGTCATTGCAGTCGCCTTACGTAAGGTGAAGGACTCTGAACAATCGAACGTGACCTTACTAAGGCAGAATGTAGCTGACTTAGCGTCTTTCTTTGAAGTAGGAGAACTCGAGCGGGTTTACTTAAACTTCTCCGACCCATGGCCTAAAAATAGACATGAAAAGCGGCGACTCACCTATAAAAAGTTCCTACATTTGTACCATCATTTATTGGGAGCGGGTAAAGACATACATATGAAAACGGATAACGAAGGTTTATTTGAGTATTCCCTTAATTCCTTCTCTGCGAGTGGGTGTCGACTCAAAAATGTATCACTCGACTTGCATCGCAGTGATTTTCATTTCCAAGGTAATATTATGACGGAGTACGAAGAAAAGTTTTCTGAAAAAGGAATGCGGATCTTTCGTTGTGAAGCCGTTTTACCCGACAAAATAAGAGAGGATGACGAAGCTTAA
- a CDS encoding YtnP family quorum-quenching lactonase — protein METLQIGQIKLTWLRGGVNYLDGGAMFGVVPKPLWSKRYPCNERNQIELRTDPILVQTPQRTMLIDSGMGRGKLTEKQRRNFGVDEESDIEQSLSHLGLTRHDIDTVLMTHLHFDHACGLTLLEGDRYVPAFPEAKHIVTQTEWDEMRAPNIRSRNTYWKENWEAIMDLVYPFEEDIQVTDELKMIHTGGHSAGHAIITYESQGEKGIHFGDLMPTHAHQNPLWVLAYDDYPMDSVFSKKKWVPRVMEEERWITFYHDAYYRAIKWDAEGHVRASVERNRE, from the coding sequence ATGGAGACTTTACAAATCGGTCAGATAAAATTGACATGGTTGCGAGGAGGCGTCAATTACTTAGACGGAGGCGCGATGTTTGGGGTTGTGCCTAAACCATTGTGGAGCAAACGCTACCCTTGTAATGAGAGGAATCAGATCGAATTGAGAACAGATCCGATTTTGGTTCAAACCCCTCAGCGCACCATGCTCATCGATTCAGGTATGGGCAGAGGAAAACTGACAGAGAAACAGAGACGTAATTTTGGTGTTGATGAGGAAAGTGATATTGAGCAGTCCTTATCTCACTTAGGTTTAACCCGACATGATATTGATACGGTACTTATGACGCATTTGCATTTCGATCATGCTTGTGGGTTAACCTTATTAGAAGGAGATCGCTATGTGCCAGCTTTTCCTGAAGCCAAACATATCGTCACCCAAACGGAGTGGGATGAGATGAGAGCCCCTAATATACGTTCACGCAATACGTATTGGAAAGAGAATTGGGAAGCGATTATGGACCTCGTTTATCCTTTTGAAGAAGACATCCAAGTGACCGATGAGCTCAAGATGATACATACGGGTGGTCATAGTGCTGGACATGCGATCATCACCTATGAAAGTCAAGGAGAGAAAGGCATACATTTTGGAGACCTCATGCCGACTCACGCTCACCAAAATCCACTCTGGGTTCTCGCTTATGATGATTATCCCATGGATTCTGTGTTCAGTAAGAAAAAATGGGTACCGCGTGTGATGGAGGAAGAGCGTTGGATCACTTTTTACCATGATGCCTATTATCGTGCCATTAAGTGGGATGCAGAAGGACATGTTCGTGCATCAGTTGAAAGAAACAGAGAGTAG
- the hppD gene encoding 4-hydroxyphenylpyruvate dioxygenase yields MQDFFPIKKIDYIEMYVGNSKQAMHYFAKAFGFKPVAYSGLETQNREFTSYVLKQKAIRLVLSSTLTPDHAIADFVKLHGDGAKDIAFEVENVERAYKESVSRGAIAIQEPYEVRDEHGVLKKAVVGTYGDTVHTLVERSHYNGVFAPGYAPYEAQMEVEETGLLGIDHVVGNVELNRMEEWVKYYEQAFGFEQLIHFDDDAISTDYTALMSKVMQGGNGKVKFPINEPAEGKKKSQIEEYLDFYHGPGVQHIAITTPDIIQTVTKLQERGVEFLKVPQTYYKELRDRIGDIDEEINELEKLSILVDRDDDGYLLQIFTKPIVDRPTLFIEIIQRKGAKGFGLGNFKALFEAIEREQELRGTL; encoded by the coding sequence ATGCAAGATTTTTTTCCAATTAAAAAGATTGATTACATTGAGATGTACGTGGGGAATTCAAAACAAGCCATGCACTATTTCGCTAAGGCTTTCGGGTTTAAACCAGTAGCTTATTCAGGGTTAGAAACCCAGAATCGTGAGTTTACATCTTACGTGTTAAAACAAAAAGCAATCAGACTCGTTTTATCGTCAACACTGACACCCGATCACGCTATTGCTGATTTTGTTAAATTACATGGTGATGGAGCCAAAGACATTGCTTTTGAAGTAGAAAATGTTGAAAGGGCTTACAAAGAATCCGTCAGTCGAGGAGCCATCGCTATTCAAGAGCCGTATGAAGTGCGTGATGAACATGGTGTCCTCAAAAAAGCAGTTGTTGGGACGTATGGGGATACGGTCCATACATTAGTCGAACGTAGCCATTATAACGGTGTGTTCGCACCTGGGTATGCGCCTTACGAAGCTCAGATGGAGGTAGAGGAAACAGGCTTGCTCGGTATCGACCATGTGGTTGGTAACGTTGAGCTCAATCGCATGGAAGAGTGGGTTAAATATTATGAGCAAGCGTTCGGCTTTGAACAACTTATTCATTTTGATGATGATGCCATTAGTACTGACTATACGGCTCTCATGTCTAAAGTGATGCAGGGCGGGAACGGAAAGGTCAAATTCCCTATTAACGAACCTGCTGAAGGAAAGAAGAAATCCCAAATTGAGGAGTATCTAGATTTCTACCATGGACCAGGTGTTCAGCATATTGCCATCACCACACCGGATATTATCCAAACTGTAACCAAACTACAAGAGCGGGGCGTTGAGTTTCTAAAGGTACCACAGACATACTATAAGGAGCTAAGAGATCGTATCGGTGATATAGATGAGGAAATCAATGAATTAGAAAAGCTGTCTATATTAGTAGATCGTGATGACGATGGATACTTATTGCAAATTTTTACTAAACCTATCGTCGACCGGCCCACCTTGTTTATTGAAATCATTCAACGCAAAGGGGCGAAAGGATTTGGCTTAGGTAACTTTAAAGCTTTATTTGAAGCGATTGAAAGAGAGCAGGAACTAAGAGGGACGTTGTAA
- a CDS encoding fumarylacetoacetate hydrolase family protein: MKWVSYYDTRNNVRGGLIFRHHVVDLALLLDSPTTTGGVQLLDIIHSVQERASIYRVVERMSKWAEQEWEGWKADHQAQVIPFDQVSLAAPLPVPHSFRDFYAFEAHVKTCRGKRGLDMVDQWYAAPAFYFSNHQSITGPNTEITFPRLSKKRDYELEIGIVIGKEGRNITRDQAFDYVFGLTIINDWSARDIQAEEVKVGLGPAKGKDFSTSVGPFLVSADEWRDRLTGEQIDLSMEAYINDKKQSSGNLNQLYFSIPQLVEQASKDCTLFPGDLLGTGTVGTGCLLEQEEPTWLQSGDRVALKVERLGVLTNTIK; this comes from the coding sequence ATGAAGTGGGTGTCCTATTACGACACGAGAAATAACGTGCGCGGAGGACTCATCTTTCGTCATCATGTGGTGGATCTAGCATTACTGTTAGATTCACCGACAACAACAGGTGGTGTACAACTACTTGACATCATCCATTCCGTACAGGAACGTGCCTCTATATACCGTGTCGTGGAGCGTATGAGCAAGTGGGCAGAACAAGAGTGGGAGGGATGGAAAGCTGATCACCAAGCTCAGGTAATCCCTTTTGACCAAGTGTCACTCGCTGCGCCACTCCCAGTTCCTCATAGTTTTAGAGATTTTTACGCATTTGAAGCGCATGTCAAAACGTGTCGGGGAAAAAGAGGCTTAGATATGGTGGACCAGTGGTACGCCGCGCCGGCTTTTTATTTTAGTAATCATCAATCCATTACGGGCCCCAATACAGAAATCACTTTTCCAAGACTTTCGAAAAAAAGGGACTATGAGTTAGAAATCGGGATTGTGATTGGTAAGGAAGGTCGAAACATCACGAGAGATCAAGCGTTTGACTATGTATTCGGTCTCACTATTATTAATGATTGGAGTGCCAGAGACATACAGGCGGAGGAAGTGAAGGTTGGACTAGGACCGGCCAAAGGGAAAGATTTCTCTACAAGTGTAGGACCTTTTCTTGTGTCTGCGGATGAGTGGCGGGACCGTTTAACAGGCGAACAGATTGATTTGTCGATGGAAGCGTACATCAACGATAAAAAACAGTCTTCAGGGAACCTCAATCAGTTGTATTTTTCAATTCCTCAACTAGTGGAACAGGCGTCAAAAGATTGTACGTTATTTCCAGGCGATTTGCTGGGAACCGGTACGGTGGGGACGGGGTGTTTGCTAGAACAAGAGGAACCAACATGGTTACAAAGTGGGGACAGAGTGGCGCTCAAAGTGGAGCGACTAGGTGTGTTAACCAATACAATTAAATAG
- a CDS encoding homogentisate 1,2-dioxygenase: protein MPFYHRLGKIPKKRHTQFRKENGDLYYEEVMGTKGFSGIQSILYHHQPPTKVSEVQAGPTFHHETEEQEKLQHRHFKSQDVSTGGDAINGRQFFLVNEDVQIGVCLPQEQMDYFYRNGVKDELIFVHQGRGVLETNFGYLSFVPGDYIVLPIGTTYRFRLEGEGHRFLVVEANSRIETPKRYRNEYGQLLEHAPFCERDIRVPEELHTFDEEGEFIVKVNMDNRVTTFKYQHHPFDVVGWDGYLYPYIFNIDDFEPITGRIHQPPPVHQTFAGHNFVVCSFVPRLFDYHPEAIPAPYAHSNVNSDEVLYYVEGNFMSRKGIDIGSFTLHPSGIPHGPHPGTIEASLGKKETHELAVMIDTFRPLRATQFALQFEDQNYMHSWNPQQA from the coding sequence ATGCCTTTTTATCATCGCTTAGGCAAAATCCCAAAAAAGCGTCATACACAGTTCCGGAAAGAGAATGGGGACTTGTACTATGAAGAAGTAATGGGGACGAAGGGGTTTTCTGGCATTCAATCGATCCTTTATCACCATCAGCCTCCGACGAAAGTAAGTGAAGTCCAAGCGGGGCCAACCTTCCATCACGAAACAGAAGAGCAAGAGAAGCTACAACACCGGCATTTCAAGTCCCAGGATGTCTCTACAGGAGGAGACGCCATTAACGGGAGACAGTTTTTCCTTGTGAATGAAGATGTCCAAATAGGGGTTTGCTTACCACAAGAACAGATGGACTACTTCTATCGTAACGGTGTAAAAGACGAGTTGATCTTTGTTCACCAAGGTCGGGGGGTACTAGAAACTAATTTTGGCTACCTATCCTTTGTCCCAGGTGATTATATTGTACTACCGATTGGGACAACGTATCGTTTTCGTTTGGAGGGAGAGGGACATAGGTTTTTAGTGGTGGAAGCAAACAGCCGCATTGAAACACCTAAGCGGTATCGGAACGAGTATGGACAGCTCTTAGAGCACGCCCCATTTTGCGAACGCGATATTCGCGTGCCAGAGGAACTTCATACGTTTGACGAAGAGGGAGAATTTATCGTCAAAGTGAACATGGATAATCGCGTGACCACTTTTAAATATCAGCACCATCCGTTTGATGTTGTCGGTTGGGATGGGTACTTGTATCCTTATATTTTTAATATTGATGATTTTGAACCCATTACAGGGCGTATTCACCAGCCGCCACCCGTCCACCAGACATTTGCCGGGCATAACTTTGTCGTATGCTCATTTGTGCCAAGGCTATTTGATTACCACCCTGAAGCGATACCCGCACCATACGCCCATAGTAATGTGAATAGCGATGAAGTCCTGTATTATGTCGAGGGTAACTTCATGAGTCGTAAGGGTATTGACATCGGCTCCTTCACCTTACATCCGTCCGGTATCCCTCATGGTCCACATCCAGGTACTATTGAAGCCAGCCTAGGCAAAAAAGAAACGCATGAACTGGCCGTCATGATCGATACGTTTCGACCGCTTCGAGCGACGCAGTTTGCGCTTCAATTTGAAGACCAAAATTATATGCACAGTTGGAATCCTCAGCAGGCTTAG
- a CDS encoding PepSY domain-containing protein: MKLGRFLLGVAAGLTASYVLNRASESQYVKPEKIVQEIKGKYKHKMEIVGSWIHVEPISEERSGIHYHVYQGGLTGMVNDQPAFVEFKVDADTGTILEVETDQKNEQ, encoded by the coding sequence ATGAAGTTAGGACGATTTCTACTAGGTGTTGCAGCCGGTTTAACCGCTAGTTATGTACTTAACAGAGCAAGTGAATCTCAGTATGTCAAGCCGGAGAAAATTGTACAAGAGATCAAAGGCAAGTATAAGCATAAAATGGAGATTGTCGGGAGCTGGATCCACGTAGAGCCTATAAGTGAAGAGCGCAGTGGTATCCACTATCACGTCTATCAAGGTGGACTGACCGGTATGGTTAACGATCAGCCCGCCTTCGTAGAGTTCAAAGTTGATGCGGATACGGGGACGATATTAGAAGTGGAAACGGACCAAAAAAATGAACAGTAA
- a CDS encoding GGDEF domain-containing protein, which produces MKVHELDSLNIKKWNRRIINNLWLILLISFFVANVNLILTTYDKVSFIINYVILPSVVLFVILLMVEVFTRLLSPQLNSYFIIFFSGAIAFALVYHHYSVKGIESIFLLPILFSCIYFNHRKVLYASFISLIYYSALLFTHPTWMLDVTLTHIISMVSILFFGGVIALNIMIRGVELLRHLEDSIKSSEELMISKVVIEKVSKTDALTEVNNHRAFQEYTDYLLRHAHESTLHLAVLDLDNFKKINDTYGHQKGDIVLKQTAKRLKRHVSHDDFVARYGGEEFVIVFIDKQSEEVYEALEKIRQEIESMSLDNVAEQITISIGLHTYEQNMSKDEWFSGADSALYEAKQSGKNKVVVYKAVQQQRGGYAG; this is translated from the coding sequence TTGAAAGTACATGAATTAGATTCCCTAAATATCAAGAAGTGGAATAGACGAATCATTAACAACCTATGGCTCATTTTGCTCATATCCTTCTTTGTCGCCAATGTTAATCTAATTTTAACGACCTACGATAAAGTCAGTTTTATCATCAACTATGTTATTTTACCTAGTGTTGTGTTGTTTGTCATATTACTCATGGTCGAAGTGTTCACGCGACTGTTATCCCCGCAATTGAATTCTTATTTTATCATATTTTTTAGTGGGGCCATAGCATTTGCCTTGGTATACCATCATTACAGTGTCAAAGGCATTGAAAGTATCTTTTTGCTACCCATATTATTCTCATGCATTTATTTTAATCATCGCAAGGTACTCTATGCGTCATTTATATCTCTTATCTATTACAGTGCGTTATTGTTTACCCATCCTACATGGATGCTCGACGTCACACTCACACATATTATTTCCATGGTGTCCATTCTCTTCTTCGGTGGGGTCATTGCGCTTAACATCATGATTCGTGGCGTTGAACTGTTGCGTCATCTAGAAGATTCTATTAAATCCTCTGAAGAATTGATGATTTCTAAAGTGGTCATTGAAAAAGTATCCAAGACTGATGCGTTAACCGAAGTTAACAACCACCGTGCTTTTCAAGAGTATACGGATTACTTATTAAGACATGCCCATGAATCAACGCTTCATCTGGCCGTTTTAGATCTAGATAATTTTAAAAAAATTAACGATACATACGGGCATCAAAAAGGAGATATTGTGCTCAAACAAACGGCAAAAAGACTGAAGAGGCATGTGAGCCATGATGATTTCGTAGCAAGGTATGGCGGCGAAGAATTCGTCATTGTTTTCATCGATAAACAATCAGAAGAGGTATACGAGGCTTTAGAAAAGATAAGACAGGAAATAGAAAGCATGTCACTAGATAATGTTGCAGAGCAAATCACAATCAGTATTGGGCTGCATACGTATGAACAGAACATGAGTAAGGATGAGTGGTTTTCAGGTGCTGATAGCGCCCTATACGAAGCGAAACAATCAGGTAAAAACAAGGTTGTCGTTTATAAAGCTGTTCAACAGCAACGAGGAGGTTATGCAGGATGA
- a CDS encoding radical SAM protein has protein sequence MRKEYTQLSETGLSELVWKKQAIPHQESKDWKIPMVEIFETVEGEGMKAGFPTVFVRVFHCNLRCTWCDTPYSYAPAKPEFEASLDDIVRQVATYSSQHICLTGGEPLIHREKSAALIQHLAELPHIQDIHIETNGAIDIRPFAKIRSANPLWRDKVRFVMDYKLPDSGEMERMIHENFDVLARQDEIKFVIGSDEDFEIARKVIHEHHDQGQVLMSPVWETMPPRKLVEKVLEQDLAYVKVNMQLHKVIWDPDQRGV, from the coding sequence ATGAGAAAGGAGTACACCCAATTGTCAGAAACGGGACTGTCAGAATTAGTGTGGAAAAAGCAAGCCATCCCTCATCAGGAATCTAAGGATTGGAAAATCCCGATGGTTGAGATATTTGAAACGGTTGAAGGAGAGGGGATGAAGGCTGGTTTCCCTACTGTATTTGTACGCGTATTCCATTGCAATTTACGCTGTACTTGGTGTGATACACCTTATAGTTATGCCCCTGCAAAGCCAGAATTTGAAGCCAGCTTAGATGACATTGTGCGTCAGGTGGCTACCTATTCGAGTCAACACATATGCCTTACAGGGGGAGAACCGCTTATACACCGTGAAAAATCAGCAGCATTGATACAGCATCTAGCTGAATTGCCGCATATACAAGATATTCACATTGAGACGAACGGGGCCATTGATATTCGTCCCTTTGCCAAAATCCGCAGTGCAAACCCACTGTGGAGAGATAAGGTCCGTTTTGTCATGGACTACAAACTCCCGGACAGTGGGGAAATGGAGCGCATGATTCATGAGAATTTTGATGTGTTAGCGCGTCAAGATGAGATCAAGTTTGTGATCGGTTCAGATGAGGATTTTGAGATTGCAAGGAAAGTCATACATGAGCACCATGATCAAGGACAAGTGTTGATGAGTCCAGTGTGGGAAACGATGCCACCTAGAAAACTGGTAGAGAAAGTTCTCGAACAGGATTTAGCTTATGTCAAAGTTAATATGCAACTACACAAGGTGATCTGGGACCCAGATCAACGTGGGGTCTAA
- the queC gene encoding 7-cyano-7-deazaguanine synthase QueC: MKKAVVVLSGGLDSTTCMGIAHEQGYDLYPITFHYGQRHEREVQQAEQVASYYEVNDHRIVDVRFLNDIGGSALTDESIEVPAQGGDGDIPTTYVPARNLIFLSLATAYAEVIGAEKIYIGVSAVDYSGYPDCRPEFINSMSNTIRLATKAGATGQHLSIETPLIHMTKAETVETGIRLNVPYHLTTSCYKGEEIACGECDSCRLRLKGFEEAGFTDPIAYHTR, translated from the coding sequence GTGAAGAAAGCAGTCGTTGTATTGAGCGGGGGATTAGATAGTACGACGTGTATGGGCATCGCTCATGAACAAGGGTATGACCTGTATCCTATTACATTTCATTATGGACAAAGACATGAACGGGAAGTCCAACAGGCGGAGCAGGTTGCGTCTTATTACGAGGTGAATGACCACCGGATCGTCGATGTGAGGTTTTTAAATGATATCGGTGGAAGTGCACTCACCGATGAATCAATTGAGGTACCTGCACAAGGGGGAGATGGAGACATCCCGACCACTTATGTGCCAGCTCGTAACTTAATCTTTTTATCTCTGGCCACAGCTTACGCGGAAGTCATCGGAGCTGAAAAAATTTATATTGGGGTTAGTGCCGTAGATTATAGCGGTTACCCAGACTGCCGCCCTGAGTTCATCAATAGCATGTCAAACACAATTCGTTTGGCCACTAAGGCTGGTGCGACGGGACAACACTTATCCATTGAGACACCGTTAATTCATATGACGAAAGCTGAGACGGTAGAAACAGGTATAAGGCTTAACGTCCCCTATCATCTCACAACGTCATGCTATAAGGGTGAGGAGATCGCCTGTGGTGAATGTGATAGTTGTAGACTGCGGCTAAAGGGGTTTGAGGAAGCGGGTTTTACAGACCCTATCGCTTACCATACTCGTTAA
- a CDS encoding cell wall hydrolase: protein MTHQIKTMIVVAILTVGLGLTMPTQVAEAAPELKEGDVGGYVWDLQHRLQQLGHYQEPLDGKFGPHNKEAVYRFQHQQGLVVDGVTGFRTWQALRQVTFTVEEIEMLAKLVYGEARGETFEGQVAVAAVAINRLHDDRFPNNMRGVIFEPRAFTAVDDGQYYQAPDKEAYRAVYYAIRGWDPSEGALFYFNPDVATSSWIWSRDQIKTIGKHIFAV, encoded by the coding sequence TTGACTCATCAAATAAAAACAATGATTGTTGTTGCCATATTAACAGTTGGATTGGGATTGACAATGCCAACACAAGTAGCGGAAGCTGCACCTGAATTAAAAGAGGGAGATGTTGGGGGCTATGTATGGGACCTACAACATCGTCTGCAGCAACTCGGTCACTATCAAGAACCCTTAGACGGCAAATTTGGTCCACACAATAAAGAGGCTGTCTACCGCTTCCAGCATCAGCAAGGATTAGTGGTTGATGGTGTAACTGGATTTAGGACGTGGCAAGCGCTACGACAAGTCACATTTACAGTAGAGGAAATTGAAATGTTAGCCAAACTTGTATATGGTGAAGCGAGAGGTGAAACGTTTGAAGGTCAGGTCGCTGTCGCGGCTGTGGCTATTAACAGACTGCATGATGATCGCTTTCCAAATAACATGAGAGGCGTTATCTTTGAGCCTCGTGCTTTTACAGCAGTCGATGACGGGCAGTATTATCAAGCACCTGATAAAGAAGCCTATCGTGCTGTCTATTACGCAATAAGAGGGTGGGACCCATCAGAAGGGGCTTTATTTTACTTTAACCCTGATGTTGCCACGTCAAGTTGGATATGGTCAAGAGATCAAATTAAAACCATAGGCAAGCACATTTTTGCCGTATAA
- a CDS encoding M42 family metallopeptidase: MKEQTRQLFKRLTEAPGAPGFEHEVRNIMKEELSPYADEIIQDNLGSVFGVKRGDDNGPKVMVAGHMDEVGFMVTQVTEQGFIRFQTLGGWWSQVLLAQRVQIITDNGPVEGVVGSVPPHVLTPEQRKKPTDIKNMFIDIGADDQEDAKRIGIRPGQQIVPVCPFTPLANEKKIMAKAWDNRYGCGLAIELLQALQNESLPNVLYSGAHVQEEVGLRGAATSAHMIQPDIFFALDAGPANDAPGVKDGFGKVGKGALLRIYDRSMIAHKELRDYILDTADTEDIPYQFFVSQGGTDAGRVHMSQSGVPSAVIGICARYIHSHASIAHVDDYEAAKQLLITLVKKMDRTTVETIKKG, translated from the coding sequence ATGAAAGAGCAAACACGCCAACTATTCAAGAGGTTAACTGAAGCACCAGGTGCACCTGGATTTGAACATGAAGTGAGAAATATAATGAAGGAAGAACTGTCCCCGTATGCCGATGAGATTATTCAAGATAACCTAGGTAGCGTCTTCGGAGTCAAAAGAGGGGATGATAATGGCCCGAAAGTGATGGTGGCCGGGCACATGGATGAGGTTGGGTTTATGGTAACCCAGGTCACAGAACAAGGTTTCATACGCTTTCAAACGTTAGGAGGATGGTGGAGCCAGGTTCTATTAGCCCAACGTGTGCAGATTATCACAGACAATGGTCCTGTGGAAGGGGTCGTCGGGTCTGTACCGCCACATGTCCTTACACCAGAACAACGAAAGAAGCCGACTGACATTAAAAATATGTTCATTGATATAGGGGCAGACGACCAAGAAGACGCTAAGCGTATCGGCATTCGTCCTGGACAACAAATCGTACCTGTGTGTCCATTTACCCCTTTGGCTAATGAGAAGAAAATTATGGCCAAAGCCTGGGATAACCGCTATGGATGTGGGTTAGCGATTGAATTATTACAGGCATTACAAAACGAGTCATTACCGAATGTCCTTTACTCAGGCGCACATGTACAAGAAGAAGTAGGTTTAAGAGGGGCGGCAACCTCGGCTCATATGATTCAACCGGATATTTTCTTCGCCTTAGATGCCGGGCCTGCAAATGATGCACCAGGTGTAAAGGATGGGTTCGGCAAGGTAGGGAAAGGTGCCCTTCTCAGAATCTACGATCGCTCTATGATTGCTCATAAAGAACTACGCGATTACATCCTGGATACCGCTGATACCGAGGACATCCCATATCAATTCTTCGTATCGCAAGGCGGAACGGATGCCGGGCGTGTTCATATGAGTCAAAGTGGTGTACCTTCTGCTGTCATTGGCATTTGTGCCCGTTATATACACAGTCATGCTTCTATTGCTCATGTAGACGACTACGAAGCGGCAAAGCAATTACTCATCACATTAGTGAAGAAGATGGATCGCACGACAGTAGAAACGATTAAAAAAGGATAA
- a CDS encoding stalk domain-containing protein yields the protein MNQKLIFNKNSCIEFVSQMSKLGLALLLVVSLLLPTSQGQAQTQMNVYLDQYPLIFAVEPRMLYTDRGGHTMVPFRKLAESIGVDVRWDQQTRTINAQGYEKTVTLTIGQSQAQVDGEQLQLDVAPIVDQGHTLIPLRFFVEVFGATVKWDGENQTVYIQSPPRDMYTMAFYGLGSFEKRHYVPMFNGMAYTWSRITTDGEWITSREQDNEYFWPQPHPDASAEDIIASGQGQGGEAYLMVAAFEHRGEVSAILEDANNTQTAIDGMVERSVEKGLDGILIDFEGIQDTEEQASLKTAYTAFISLLTQKAQQHDLKVVTALPPPNNVYSGYEYAKVADMVDAIYLMAYDYNPRGDGLDHRLPEPMTMVDQGIKQTLEQVPAEKIVLGINVIYETPETTTHKIGLSKRYDLKGVGFWILPGMTDEHIEKMNETVPLHKSS from the coding sequence GTGAATCAGAAACTTATCTTCAATAAGAATTCGTGCATAGAATTTGTGAGTCAAATGAGTAAGCTCGGGTTGGCTTTGTTACTCGTGGTGTCATTATTGCTCCCAACTTCACAAGGGCAGGCGCAAACACAAATGAATGTTTATTTGGATCAATATCCACTCATTTTTGCTGTAGAGCCCCGAATGCTTTATACAGACAGAGGTGGACATACGATGGTCCCTTTTAGAAAGCTAGCGGAATCGATAGGCGTCGATGTTCGCTGGGACCAACAGACGAGAACGATTAATGCCCAAGGGTACGAGAAAACGGTCACGTTGACAATTGGCCAGTCACAAGCTCAAGTGGATGGAGAGCAATTACAGTTAGACGTTGCTCCTATTGTAGATCAAGGACATACACTTATTCCTTTACGCTTCTTTGTAGAAGTGTTTGGCGCCACAGTGAAGTGGGATGGAGAGAATCAAACCGTATACATTCAATCGCCTCCAAGGGATATGTATACCATGGCTTTTTATGGTTTAGGATCATTTGAAAAAAGACATTATGTTCCTATGTTTAACGGGATGGCCTATACTTGGTCAAGGATCACCACTGATGGCGAGTGGATAACGTCGCGTGAACAAGATAACGAATATTTTTGGCCCCAGCCGCACCCTGATGCAAGTGCAGAGGACATTATCGCCTCTGGGCAAGGACAGGGCGGAGAAGCATATTTAATGGTCGCTGCTTTCGAACATAGGGGCGAGGTTAGTGCAATTCTAGAGGATGCTAATAATACACAAACGGCCATTGACGGTATGGTAGAGAGAAGCGTTGAAAAGGGTTTAGACGGCATCCTTATTGACTTCGAGGGCATCCAGGATACAGAAGAACAAGCCAGTCTTAAGACAGCGTACACAGCGTTTATATCGTTACTGACACAGAAGGCACAACAACATGATCTGAAAGTGGTTACAGCATTACCTCCACCTAATAATGTTTATAGTGGATATGAGTATGCTAAGGTAGCGGACATGGTTGATGCGATCTATCTCATGGCCTATGACTACAACCCGCGGGGAGACGGGCTTGACCACCGCTTACCAGAACCGATGACGATGGTCGACCAGGGCATCAAGCAAACGTTAGAACAAGTACCAGCTGAAAAGATTGTGTTAGGCATTAACGTCATCTATGAAACGCCAGAGACGACAACGCATAAGATAGGGCTTTCTAAACGTTATGACCTCAAAGGGGTTGGGTTCTGGATTCTACCAGGGATGACAGATGAACATATAGAAAAAATGAATGAAACAGTGCCACTGCACAAGTCATCATGA